The window CTCCAACTCCAATCTGCCTCCccagtgggattacaggtgagccaTGCCCAGCCTTCTTGCTCATTGGGAAAAAGCATGGCAAGAGACACAAGCTTCATGTTGTGAGTGTGAAGGACAGAGCTTTGGTCACCAATATGGATGAGCATACAGAAAAGGGACAAAATTCAGTTCCACACTGTATCTGAGGTACCCTTGTTAATTTGGTGGCCACTGTACAGTGGGGCTGTGTAGCTGATAAAAAGGGAATCCTGGGAACATGTAAGAAGAGTTaaatgggctgggcagtggtggtgcacgcctttaatcccagcacttgggaggcagaaccaggtgaaCCTGTTTTcagtttgacaccagcctggtctacaggagttccaggatagacaccaaaactacagtgaaaccctgtcttgaaaaatgaaacaaaacaaaacaaaagagttaagTATACAAGATGCCCTTGAGGGTATCTTGACATCTCCCCAAAGGACTTTGCAGGTTCAGCTGATCCTTATGAAGACAGGAGGGAACAATGTTCTCCCTGGCCCCAGGAGTCTGTCTTGTTGAGACTTCACCCCACTGGCACACTAGCAGCTAGACATCCATGCCAGACGTCAGATGCAAGCCTGAGCCTCCCTGGCAGGGGGTTGACCATGGACATCTCAGCTGCTTAAAGGACACCTCCTTCTGCTAGGAAGCACTGTATGAAAACAACAGCCAGACTAGTGCAGTCTACTAGTCTACTCTAGTGCACAGACAATCAAGGTTATAATCCCCACCTGAGACAACTGAACACCCGGAGATCACCAAGGTTTAAAATACAAGGTACTCGCCAGGGAGGCGTTGCAGAGGAATGGTTTGGGCCAACTAAGTGCCAAAAATACAGACAAGTAGCAAGGCCAAAGCTGCCATGGGGTGTTCCCCTTCACCCCGTTTACTGGGGCAGGTGATCTGAGCTCTGGTCCTGTAGCTGGCAAACATTTCACCTGCTGAGCGCTGGGCCTTCATTAACCGCTGGAGGTTACAACGTACCAGACACCCACCAGACACCCGATTACAGAGGCACGCACTCTCCTTTGTCTAACTTTCCCTCTGCAGCCCGGTTTACCTTGGCCTAAGCTCCCCACAACTACTTAGTGCACATTCAAACAGCTGGGGCTGCTATCCACCCTTCCCACCACACACTCAAAgcactctttctgcctcagcctcccagtgttggaattacagcCCTATGAATAGGCGGTTTTATCCACTGATGACTGACCCTCCAGGACTTTATGCATGCTAAGTAAGTTCTCCACAATATGTCACATCTCAGTAAACAGAAAATTAGGATCTTtataaataacaattaaagaCATCCATGATACTCACTCTATTAAACTTGACAACTGCCAAGCAATAGAAATTTGATGCATGTTGAGAATACTGTACATGAAGACAATCTTCATTTACTGCACTTATTTCTAGACTGTAGCTGTAGAGTAAGGGATGCTACGTTGTCTTGGTACAAGCCACACTTACACCACAAAATGTTTTAGTAACTCTTTCTTAAAACGGTTAAAAGCCAGGACAGGAATTAAGACACAAACTATTTTCAGAATAAGAAAATTTATTATTGCATTTCTGTTGTCAAAATTTAGGATCTTGGTCTTTCCTTCTTGCCTTTGTACAGGGCCAAAAGGGACACATTGGCTACTTTAACAACCTTAAAGCGGACTCCAGGAATATCACCTACAGCATGACCTTTTCGACCAAATCCAGCAACCAGAACTTCATCGTTTtcctgaaataaaatataaagcccATCTTAGGTATCAGTAGCAATTAAATGCATACCAATTAAAAGAAACTGCCCATttgccagattaaaaaaaaaaagcatgtaggAAAAAGCCATCCCACAAGCAGAAGCACAGACTGACACTCACCTCAATGAAGTTCAAGCAGCCATCGTTGGGCACGAAAGCTGTGATCTTCTTGCCGTTCTTGATGAGCTGCACCCTGACACACTTCCTGATGGCAGAATTTGGCTGTTTGGCTTCAACCCCTCTGAAATGGCAAGGGCACATGTGAGTGTACGAAGTTTCCCCACTCTCTCAATCCACTCTTAAATCCCTCCGATGCAATGATTTCAACTAAGTTTTTGTTTATCCTGAATTCAccacacccaccccccacccccaacagcaGAGAACTTCTAGCTCCTTTGGAGTTGCAAAAAACGAGGAAACAAAGGATTCCAATTTTAACTAATTTGTCAAAGCTACACAAAACAATCGCTATTTTAAAGTCAATGCTTCCAGGCTAGGcttgatggcccatgcctttaatcccagcactgagaggcagaggcagggggatctctgaatGTTATAATAACCactaagttctaggacagacagggtTGCTACAGGGTttccctgtctcggaaaacaaaacaaaaataataaaataatttaaaaagtcaatacATCAGCTCCATCTCGAGCCCCCAAAAAAGATCTTAATGTACCAGTTGGCTCgggtacatttttttaaacaatcctCACACTGTTCCATATGGGCTTTATTGTCAGGagtcttctccctttccttccagaCCAATGCCGAAATAAGAAACTTTTAGTCGTCCAATTCTGAGAACTAATCCTAACCTTAACAAGGGTTACCTTCCATCCTTTCTCCCTGAAAACCCAAACCAACGTAGCCTCACAATCTTTTAGTTGTGAAGAATGAGTTCGTTCTCAAGGACGATCCAACAACGCCGTTCGGAAGCAGCCTCCCACTTACACTTTTTCCAGCACAATTCCCTTGGCATGAGAGGCACCTCCAAACGGATTGGCCTTCAGGGCTGTGCCCAAGTGGGCTTTCTTGTACTGTTTATCATGCCACTTCTGGTCCCGTCGGTGGCTGCGGAGCTTCCTGGCAGTACGCAGACCGCGACACTTGCCTGGAAATCAAACATCACTTGAGTCCCCTTTGCAAACCACCCGAGCCTTGGCTGGATGGGCCCTTTACACCGGGGAGTCCTGCCGCTCATCTTAGTCCGTGGGCCAATCACCCTCGCAATTCCCTAACTAATCCGGAGACGTCCAAGCACTCCCCGGCCGTGGCCGGGCAAGGCGGCCCGCAGGCCGCGTGAGCCCTTCCGCGCGGCCACGTGCCCGCGGGACGGGGCTTCTTCACCCGGCCTCCGCCCCAGCGCACCCCGCTCCCCGCTCTCTCGCCCCACGACCGACTGCACCCCGAGCCCCAGGTCCCTCCCGCAGACTCTCAGCCCGGCCCCGCACAGCTCACCCATCCTGCCGGCGCCACGGGcccgagagaaagagagagagagagagacggtgCAGGAAGGACCCACAAGGCACTGCGTGAAGCCCCGCCCAGTCGAGGACCCCGTGCGGCCGTCCGAGCGGCGCCTGTGCC is drawn from Peromyscus eremicus chromosome 11, PerEre_H2_v1, whole genome shotgun sequence and contains these coding sequences:
- the Rps23 gene encoding small ribosomal subunit protein uS12; the encoded protein is MGKCRGLRTARKLRSHRRDQKWHDKQYKKAHLGTALKANPFGGASHAKGIVLEKVGVEAKQPNSAIRKCVRVQLIKNGKKITAFVPNDGCLNFIEENDEVLVAGFGRKGHAVGDIPGVRFKVVKVANVSLLALYKGKKERPRS